CACTGAAACACTGTGACAACTAGCTCTTTCCTGAGTGCAAGCTTTTTAAAGGGAGACAACTGAATTCAGGTCTATATAAAGGTAAACAATGAATTTTACCCCAATAAGCTTGTctccattgttttttaaaaaatgagaattaacACTGAGCCGATTCTGGAAGGTTATGgttataactaaaataataaaatgaaggtgaaatattaagcaaaatatatttgcaaagtAAGTACTAAATGAACAAGAGGTATTTctgtttattactattattatagttattatatAAGAAGTTATACTCTACTTCATCTAGGCAAGGGTTAAAACAATTCACTTAATGTGTCTGAAAGGATATGGAAGTTGACTATTTGATGAAATTACTCTATGATCAAATTATGCCTGTGTTTATAGAAATAAACCAGGTTTAAAGGGTAATAAATTGGCTTTATATACCCTAAAGCACAACCTGCAGGCCCGGGATAAATGCCTCAACCAGCCTTTCTTCCACAATCCCCAGGGGCCGCCACTTCCACAGTACTGCAGGGACCTGCCAACCTGGATCTCTCTGGCTCCTGCTCCCTGCGAGCGTCTGCTCTACATTCCTCTGCTCCTTatttcaagaaaaggaaaagttgtGAAAGAAAAGATTCAGactaaaaaaaagcaaagttaagaaaaaaacctttaaatATGTGAAACTATTGTATTACAGTTGAtttttggatttaattttttgtttttggagatcacatgagtatatatttataaataaattgatatagaaataaatgtatgaggccgggcgcggtggctcacgcctgtaatcccagcacgttgggaggccgaggcaggcggatcacaaggtcaggagatcgagaccacggtgaaaccccgtctctactaaaaatacaaaaaattagccgggcacggtcgtgggcgcctgtagtcccagctactcgggaggctgaggcaggagaatggcgtgaacccgggaggcggagcttgcagtgagccgagatcgcgccactgcactccagcctgggcgacagagcgagactccgtctcaaaaaaaaaaaaaaaaaaaaaaaggaaataaatgtatgtttattgttgTTTCCTTTGTAAACTCAGCAGTCTCTTTAACAAGCCAAATTTCTTGCCTGAAAGTTACTCTATCTATATAATCATTTACCAGTAAAGGAGTGAAAGACATGCCATCCCCCAAATAGCAAATTGGAATACTGATTACTTTGAGTTAAAAACATAGGAGCAGTGGTTGTTTCAAAAAGGGCCAGCCGATCATTCTCTTCCTACATGCGCGAAGCCATAGAGATCCCTCGGCAGGTACACCCTCCATGTACCAGCTGAGAAAATAGCCCTCACACCAGACACTGGGATCTGCACTGCAATGGATCAGAATGAATACACTTACCTAAGTAATCCTTCTACAAGTTTTACTCCCCTTCATATACCTCCTAATGACTCACTTAGAAATGTATTGCTGTTAGCCGATCCCCTTTGTCCTGTCATTTCTTCttgggaaaatataaaattgtctCTCTTTGGACACTTCTTCAGACTCCATGGTCTTGTGAAGAAGTCCCTGtatatgtaaaattaataaaatctgtGTGTTTTTAGTGGCATCATTCCTCCAGTGAAGTGGAATGTTCTGTTACAATTcataattaaaacaaacagaTTTATAGCTTTAAGCAGAATGCAGGAGGTGGAAGAGATGTACTAAATACCTGGTTTAATAAAATAGCAAAGCTTGAGGCATTGAATGATAACACGTGTCAGgaaatataataacaaaaaacccaatatatgattttatttccaaaattccAAGTAGTCCTATGAATGCCATAGATTGCCTATTAATTAATAACCAAGTTGTTTTTGCTTTGGAAgcatatacagatttttttttccaaaaactgAAATAGACAGTTTATATCACTAGGCAATAGAAAATAAGCTAATGCAAGAGGCCTCACCattattagtcatcaggaaaatgcaaattataagcAAACTCAGTTCCTACTACACTCAGAAGAATtgctaaaatgaagaaaacatcaaTATTTGGAGCAACTGGAACTTGTGTGCATTACCAGTGGCAGTATAAGAGTAAACAATCACTTTGAAAACAGTTTACTAGAGTTCATCAGACACctaccaagaaaaataaaaacatattattaCAAATAGGAGATTAACAGACATTTCAATCATAAGAGCTTCAAACTTATAATAGCCCAGAGGCCCATCAGCAAaataatggataaacaaatgatGAAATTTTCCAAAAACGAAATACTACTTAGCAGTAAAAGAAGAGCAACATATCAATGAGGTAAAAATGTGGACggattttagaaatatattcagctgaaagaaggaaacaagatTCAAGACAATACTACTGGTTTCCTTTGATATGAAATTTTAGAATAGCCCAAACTAATGAACAGAGATAAAAATTAGAGCAGTGGGTGTATCTTAGGCCTGGGGTATCACTGGAAAAGGGCCTGCAGGACCTTTCAGAGGTGGTGAAAATGGTATCTCTTGATAATGCATAATTACCAGGGTAGATATTTGTGGAAATCAGTTGAAAAGGAACACCTTAAATGTGAGAATTCTGCTGTGTGTAAGCTACACCTCAATTTGAAACAAATGGCAACAATTAACCTTCAAAACTGTTTGAATGGTGAATTCATTCtttgaacaaaatatttttgtgaggTATGATGTAAAACCATCTTACTAAAAATTAGTGATTTCACCGATTTTTAACAATTCACAATTTGATTGGATAATGATAGCTGAGTAAATGAACCCAAGGAATGAAGATTTATCTGCAATTCAAagcaacacatacacacacacacacaaacacacagagagacagagagacacacacacaacagatgTAGATATAAAAGTGTATATTCCTCATCTCTAGGAAATTCCACACAAACACTTTGCACAGTTTAGAATGTTGGAGCAAATATATATACTCTTATTCATGACTTAAGGCCACACACCGACCCATACACCTTGTCAGGGCTCCCTTGACCTCACTGTTCCTCACACTGTAGATGAGGGGGTTTAGCAAAGGGGTGAACACGGTATAGAAGGCTGACACAACCTTATCGTGGTTAGTGGACCTATGAGATTTGGGTCTCATGTAGGTAAAAATGGCAGCTCCATAAAAGAGTCCCACCACAGCCACATGTGAAGAGCAGGTGGCAAAGGCCTTCTTGCGGGCTTCTGTAGAGCGCATGTGGAGAACAGCGGCGAGGATGAGACCATAGGAGGACAGGATGAGGGACAAGGGCACCAGGAGCATTAACACACAGCAGATGTACATGGCGTTTTCGAAGACTGAAGTGTCAGCACAAGCCAAACGCACCAGCACGGGGGCCTCGCAGAAGAAATGATCGAGCTCGTGCGCCCCGCAATACGGGAAGCTCAGGGAAGCAGCAGCCTGCAGGAGCCCGTCAGCTGCACCCAGGAGCCAACACGACATGGTCATCCTCAGGCACAGCTGCCAgctcatgagcatgggatgtcgcAGTGGGTGGCAGACAGCCGCGCAGCGGTCATAGGCCATGGCTGCTAAGAGGAAGCACTCTCCACCCCCCAGCGTGGGGAGGAAGAAGATCTGCGCACCGCAGCCAGCGCGGGAGATGGCCTTATTTCCGGTCAGGTAGTCAGCCGCCATTTTGGGCACAGTGGTGGAAACCAGCATCATGTCCATGAGGGAGAGTTGGCTCAGGAGGAAGTACATGGGCGTGTGGAGCCGGCGGTCCCGGTGAATCAGGAGAATCATGAGGGCATTGCCAAACAGGGAGGTCAAAACAATGGCCAGAAGCATCATGAAGAGGACTTGGTGGGCTGTGGTGTGGTTAAAGAGGCCTAGGAGAATGAAATAAGAGGTAGAGCTCCCATTTTCCATGATTTCACATAAGAGTGACACTGCAAATGGAGAAAAAGATGACAGTGTTTATCCTTTATGGTACTCCATTTGAGTTATATAGTTCTTGAAAAGTAGTTGTGTGAAAGCGATGAAACCTATGTCAAATCTTTCATTTGCCACTTGCAAATTGTTCTAATTTGTGCATAAAATTaattcaactttttctcattTCCAAGGATTAATTATAAATTCTTCTCAGGCTGAGTattgattaattttatataacaaaTCTACGTTCTGGATAAGTTGCAAGTGACCTGTCAGAATGATTTTGCTTTATCTGATACCATCATAAGTGAGTGGGAATGAAATGATTCAcataatttgtcattttatttgtaCTTGAGTTACATCATGCATAGTCAATATTTTAGGAGCTGAATTAAGtcaatatatttcattatataaaacTACATCCTTGATTATGAAGGTTGTGGGTCTATAACATACCAAAACTCATTGAAACCTGCCAAAATCAGGTGGTTTCCCCTGACTTAATCcaagaagacttttttttaactttctaaacaGGGTGACTTATGTTCTCAGGTCTGGAAAGACTAAGTCTGCAAATGAAAACATACCTAATTTGGAGTTACAAACACATTTAGTCCTCCTTTATAAGTGATAGACTGAAAACAGTACTGACATTCttggatattttttatttctttgcaatttAAGAATATAATGgtaaatatacattttcattaaCTGTACAAGGTACTTTGTTGCAATGAGACTTTTTCTCATCAGTCCACAAGCATAACCTTTACCaggtaaaggagaaaaaagaaaagtaagatcTTTATCCAATCACAGAGATAAATTAGTTTTTTCTTCagtctcaagagaaatgaaatcttTATAGGCATTTTCATCTTAGATCTGCTGGTGCAGGAAGTTTTCTACCTTGTTGAATAATGTGGCCACACCTGCATATCAATGCTGATTCAATCTCAAGGATATGGtctaattcagtaaagttacatgGCAGAAGGAGCCCATCTCTTCCATGGGCATTCCCTTAGCCTCTACTTTTTGTATCCACCCTAAACTCAAATGTCAATCATGACTGGGAAATGCAGTGCAGTTGGGTCAGTGGATACCAGGGTGCATTAGTTGAGCATCATAATTTTACTGGCAGCACAATACCTGAGGGttttatttggttgtttaaaatatcatgaaaatatacatatttccttctTGACAAATAAATTCTGCATTTGACAAAACTTTGTCATATTCACACCCTGGTATCTCTAACatgcacatttcttttctttttacttcttagAAAATGCAATAACATGTACTTTCTACATGTAGGAACTATACAAAAATCTCTAATTATAGTCCTCAGTGTCATTTTGCTGAAAGACCTCAAAGCCTCCTAACTCATTTCTTTCACTTGATATCTCCCATTTCTCTGTTGTTTCAACCTTTCTTAGTGTTGAAGATTGATCAggtttaaatatcttttaaaaaatcaatctgcAATGTCATAACTGTAGGGTGTTGGACaagtttcttaaattattttttttctatcatattaactatttttaagtgcacagtcaGTACAGTGGCTTCAAGTATAATCATATTGTTGTATGACCATCCACAATATCCAtccacattgtgtgtgtgtgtgtgtgtgactgtcttatttcatttatcataatgtcctcaagtttcatcccatgtgtcagaatttccttcctaaGGGTGAATACTATTTCATTCTCTGTATATATAACAGTTTATTCAGTTATCCAGTTATAGCCATTAATGTTGCTCCCACTCACTTCAGCTGTATGTTTAAGGATCAATTTAATGGCATGTTTGATAAAAGATGTtagttgttgttgctgttgttgtttttggtaagGTAAACATATATAGCATAAAAATATAGCAATTTCAATTAATTAGCTGCTTAAATTATGCCAGACTGGTTCATATGTTTTCAGAGAATAATCTCAACAACATGCATGACTTTTCAGTTCAGGAAtaataattctgaaataaaaattctgaaataaataattctgaaataaaaataaaacttcataataattttcttattatgaAGTTCCTACTATGATTAAGTAGTTTGTAAAATTTGATGTCATTAGCTTGTACCTTTTCAGTGAAAATAGAtaatatttctattctttatgTTTAGGTGGAATGAAAATTCTTTATTTCCAGGTGTATAAAAATTATCAGTTTTTATCGGTCTAACTGGTCATCATGCCATAGCATTCAGATTATTTCATGAAATGATCAATTAAATGTGTTAAGTAAAATTAGTAGATAACTGTATTTTTCTATGATGtgataatattaaattatttgctttattaaaattactgtctatatttttatgttacaAAGCTGAGATAATTTGCCactaattaaaatgtttatgaacctacaaaaatgattatttggggtaatttttttaaaaaattgaccatggaaacaaagtatagttaaatgaaaaatgaagaattaaataatcttactaataaaatatctataatttCATCTAAAAGAAGGTTGAAAATTCAAGACTGACTAGTGTAGAAAGAAGTATGATAAAGTATTGccctgaaaaataaatattttccttttctttcttcactatAGCTTAAAAAGCTAAAGAATTTTGAGCTATATTTTCTTCTGTCCCCATAGTTTCTTACTTAGAATGGTGATAAAATGTGGACATCTTTACTTTAAATCACACTGATCTTTTTTGCAATGCTCGTAGAAGGCACGTATATATCCCTTCCTTTTTCTCATCAATAACTTGTTGAGTAATCATAGAACATTGAGAACAATGCCTCTAACATTCCATTCTGTACTTTTCTGATCCCTGTTGCCAAAACTTAATAGTAAAACTGTAACTCTCCTCCCCAAGATAATGAAATGATTAATCAATTTGTTCTGTCAGAAAATAAATTGGAAACAGCCAAATcataaatttgacaaaattcacaGGTTATTACAAGAATTTAACCTGATGACTGTCTCAGCTAGCAGGTTTTGATTCTTCAGGTTGTAGAATGGataatagaattttatttgtaaaatatataaagatgtatAGCTGTGACTTCTCTGGAGT
This DNA window, taken from Macaca mulatta isolate MMU2019108-1 chromosome 1, T2T-MMU8v2.0, whole genome shotgun sequence, encodes the following:
- the OR2T8 gene encoding olfactory receptor 2T8, which translates into the protein MENGSSTSYFILLGLFNHTTAHQVLFMMLLAIVLTSLFGNALMILLIHRDRRLHTPMYFLLSQLSLMDMMLVSTTVPKMAADYLTGNKAISRAGCGAQIFFLPTLGGGECFLLAAMAYDRCAAVCHPLRHPMLMSWQLCLRMTMSCWLLGAADGLLQAAASLSFPYCGAHELDHFFCEAPVLVRLACADTSVFENAMYICCVLMLLVPLSLILSSYGLILAAVLHMRSTEARKKAFATCSSHVAVVGLFYGAAIFTYMRPKSHRSTNHDKVVSAFYTVFTPLLNPLIYSVRNSEVKGALTRCMGRCVALSHE